Proteins from one Cyanobacteria bacterium FACHB-DQ100 genomic window:
- the rpsG gene encoding 30S ribosomal protein S7, which translates to MSRRVVIKKRPIPPDSVHNSRLVTMMVRRIMASGKKSLATRIVYDAFETIRERTGADPLETFERAVKNATPLVEVKARRVGGATYQVPMEVRSDRGIALALRWLIQFSRARAGKSMSAKLASELMDAANETGSAIRKREETHRMAEANKAFAHYRY; encoded by the coding sequence ATGTCTCGTCGCGTCGTAATCAAAAAGCGTCCCATTCCCCCCGACTCCGTGCATAATTCTCGCCTAGTCACCATGATGGTGCGGCGGATTATGGCGAGCGGCAAAAAATCTCTAGCTACCCGCATTGTTTATGATGCGTTTGAAACGATTCGAGAGCGCACTGGTGCTGATCCGCTAGAGACGTTTGAGCGGGCAGTCAAGAATGCGACTCCTTTGGTTGAAGTGAAAGCGCGTCGGGTGGGTGGTGCAACGTACCAAGTACCGATGGAAGTGCGAAGCGATCGTGGAATTGCCCTAGCGTTGAGATGGTTAATCCAGTTCTCGCGAGCGCGTGCAGGCAAATCGATGTCAGCCAAACTGGCAAGCGAACTAATGGATGCCGCCAACGAAACGGGAAGCGCGATTCGGAAGCGGGAAGAAACCCACCGGATGGCAGAAGCTAATAAAGCATTCGCACACTATCGCTATTAA
- the gltB gene encoding glutamate synthase large subunit — protein MNRMNPSMSQASVPSECQNPSIANGYAGQRWLVEERDACGVGFIADQKGRDSHDLMAKALNALACLEHRGGCSADQDSGDGAGLMAAIPWGILNQWAREHRLNLQPNQVGVGMVFLPQDGAIAVVVKGIAEKIIAEEGLTLLGWRVVPVKPEILGIQARENQPQIEQLLVKSDTLSGEELERKLYLTRKQIHRILAEKAQPGFDELYVCSFSTRTIVYKGMVRSAVLGEFYQDLQNPSYKSAFALYHRRFSTNTMPKWPLAQPMRLLGHNGEINTLLGNVNWMRAREADLAHEFWGDRVGALKPTVNSNNSDSANLDNVMELLVRSGRSPVEALMMMVPEAYKNQPELNEHPEIVDFYEYHSGIQEAWDGPALLAFCDGKIVGATLDRNGLRPARYTITRDGYLVVASEAGVVEIPESEVIEKGRLGPGQVIAFDLESHEVLKNWDIKQRVANLRPYGEWLKNRKTLQSQEFLEAAQMEPQALLTHQTAFGYTLEDVEMVIQDMAAQGKEPTFCMGDDIPLAVLSERPHLLYDYFKQRFAQVTNPPIDPLREKLVMSLTMQLGERGNLLETKPEGANLFVLESPVLSEPELNQVRRSGLETANLSTLFEIAAGPEGLKAAVKQLCDQAAEAVRSGKKILVLSDRLGQSGNITRLSADQSYIPPMLAVGAVHHHLIRQGLRMKASLIVDTAQAWSTHHFACLIGYGASAVCPYLALETVRQWWSDSKTQGLMERGKIKAASLTQVQANYRKAIEDGLLKILSKMGISLLSSYQAAQIFEAIGIGGDLLNLGFFGTASRLGGLTIAELAQEILSFHSRAFPELTTKKLENFGFVQYRPGGEYHMNSPELAKHLHQAVRTNSFDHYDLYQQHLANRPITALRDLLDFKSDRESISINEVEPATEIVKRFCTGGMSLGALSREAHEVLAIAMNRLGGRSNSGEGGEDPVRYKVLNEVEDGTSPLLPHLKGLKAGDTANSAIKQVASGRFGVTPEYLMSAKQIEIKMAQGAKPGEGGQLPGPKVSPYIALLRRSKPGVTLISPPPHHDIYSIEDLAQLIFDLHQINPVAQVSVKLVAEVGIGTIAAGVAKANADIIQISGHDGGTGASPLSSIKHAGSPWELGLTEVHRVLMQNQLRDRVILRVDGGIKAGWDIVMAALMGGEEFGFGSIAMIAEGCIMARICHTNNCPVGVASQKEELRKRFPGTPEHVVNFFLFVAEEVRSLLARLGYKSLNEIIGRADLLKMREGVSLTKTQMLNLDCLTQLPDTRSDRTWLNHETVHSNGAVLDDQILSAADIQAAIQNQGDVTKAVDVINTDRTVGTRIAGAIAKQYGNSGFSGQITLNFTGSVGQSFGAFNLPCMTLNLVGEANDYVGKGMHGGTIAIKPSPEATYAPSQNVIIGNTCLYGATGGRLFANGQAGERFAVRNSMAEAVVEGVGDHCCEYMTGGVVVVLGRAGRNVGAGMTGGLAYFLDEDGSFQAKVNPEIVKTQRIAAPAGERQLKELLEAHVEHTGSPKAKAILENWSEFLPKFWQVVPPSEKDTPEANPDVERVAASV, from the coding sequence ATGAATCGAATGAATCCTTCCATGAGTCAAGCTAGTGTTCCGTCAGAGTGTCAAAACCCATCGATCGCTAATGGATATGCAGGTCAGCGTTGGCTAGTTGAAGAACGCGATGCTTGCGGTGTCGGCTTTATTGCAGATCAAAAAGGTCGGGATAGCCACGATCTGATGGCAAAAGCACTGAATGCCTTAGCTTGCTTGGAGCATCGGGGCGGGTGTAGCGCTGATCAAGACTCCGGTGACGGTGCAGGCTTGATGGCTGCAATTCCCTGGGGAATTCTAAATCAATGGGCAAGAGAGCATAGGCTCAACCTTCAACCCAATCAAGTCGGTGTGGGGATGGTGTTTTTGCCGCAAGATGGTGCGATCGCGGTTGTGGTCAAAGGAATCGCTGAGAAGATTATTGCTGAGGAAGGATTAACCCTACTAGGCTGGCGGGTGGTTCCGGTTAAACCCGAAATTCTCGGAATTCAAGCGCGGGAAAATCAGCCCCAGATCGAGCAATTGTTAGTGAAATCTGACACCTTGAGCGGAGAAGAGCTAGAGCGCAAACTTTATCTGACTCGTAAGCAGATTCACCGCATTCTAGCTGAGAAGGCACAGCCAGGATTTGATGAACTCTACGTCTGCTCGTTTTCGACGCGCACGATCGTTTACAAAGGTATGGTGCGATCGGCGGTTTTAGGTGAGTTTTATCAGGATCTACAAAACCCTAGCTATAAGAGTGCATTTGCGCTGTATCACCGTCGTTTCAGTACGAACACGATGCCGAAGTGGCCTTTAGCGCAACCGATGCGTCTTTTAGGACATAACGGTGAAATCAATACACTGCTTGGTAATGTGAATTGGATGAGAGCGCGAGAAGCTGACTTAGCACACGAATTCTGGGGCGATCGCGTGGGTGCGCTGAAACCGACTGTGAACTCCAATAATAGTGATTCCGCTAATTTAGACAACGTGATGGAACTGCTCGTTCGTTCTGGACGTAGCCCGGTTGAAGCGCTGATGATGATGGTTCCAGAGGCGTATAAAAATCAGCCGGAATTGAACGAGCATCCTGAAATTGTTGATTTCTACGAGTATCACAGTGGCATTCAGGAAGCTTGGGATGGTCCTGCACTATTAGCGTTCTGCGATGGGAAAATCGTGGGGGCGACGCTCGATCGCAACGGTTTAAGACCCGCTCGCTATACGATTACTCGCGATGGGTATCTGGTTGTGGCATCTGAGGCAGGTGTAGTTGAGATTCCAGAATCTGAAGTGATTGAGAAAGGGCGGTTAGGCCCTGGTCAAGTGATTGCATTTGATCTTGAATCTCATGAAGTGCTAAAGAACTGGGATATCAAGCAGCGCGTGGCAAATCTCCGCCCCTACGGAGAATGGTTAAAGAACCGGAAAACGCTGCAATCTCAGGAGTTTCTAGAAGCAGCGCAAATGGAACCGCAAGCGCTTCTGACTCATCAGACCGCTTTTGGCTACACCTTAGAAGATGTCGAAATGGTCATTCAAGACATGGCGGCACAAGGCAAAGAGCCGACTTTCTGTATGGGTGATGATATTCCGTTAGCGGTGCTGTCTGAGCGTCCTCACCTGCTGTACGACTACTTTAAGCAGCGCTTTGCTCAGGTAACAAATCCGCCGATCGACCCGCTGCGCGAAAAACTCGTCATGTCCTTGACGATGCAGCTTGGAGAACGCGGTAATCTCCTTGAGACGAAGCCTGAAGGTGCGAATCTATTTGTTCTAGAATCGCCAGTTCTGAGTGAACCGGAGCTTAATCAAGTTCGTCGATCGGGCTTAGAAACCGCAAATCTTTCAACTTTGTTTGAAATTGCCGCAGGCCCCGAAGGGCTGAAAGCTGCGGTCAAGCAACTGTGTGACCAAGCGGCGGAAGCGGTGCGATCGGGTAAAAAGATTTTGGTGCTGAGCGATCGCTTGGGTCAATCTGGCAATATCACCCGATTAAGCGCAGACCAAAGCTACATCCCACCCATGTTGGCAGTGGGAGCGGTTCACCATCATTTGATCCGTCAAGGTTTGCGGATGAAAGCATCGCTGATCGTCGATACCGCTCAGGCTTGGAGTACGCATCACTTTGCTTGCTTGATTGGTTACGGCGCGAGTGCTGTTTGCCCCTACCTGGCATTGGAAACCGTGCGCCAATGGTGGTCAGATTCCAAAACTCAAGGCTTGATGGAGCGCGGCAAGATCAAAGCTGCAAGCTTAACTCAAGTGCAAGCGAACTATCGCAAAGCGATCGAAGACGGTTTGCTCAAAATCCTCTCGAAGATGGGCATTTCCTTGCTGTCGAGCTATCAAGCTGCACAGATCTTTGAAGCGATCGGCATTGGTGGCGATCTGTTGAATTTAGGCTTCTTCGGTACAGCCTCGCGATTGGGTGGACTAACGATCGCAGAACTGGCTCAAGAAATTCTGTCGTTCCACAGTCGCGCTTTCCCAGAGTTGACCACGAAAAAGCTAGAGAACTTCGGCTTCGTGCAATATCGTCCGGGTGGTGAGTATCACATGAACAGCCCGGAACTGGCTAAACATCTGCATCAAGCGGTCAGAACGAACAGTTTTGATCACTACGATCTGTACCAACAGCATTTGGCAAATCGTCCGATCACTGCTTTGCGTGATTTGCTTGACTTCAAGAGCGATCGCGAATCCATTTCGATCAATGAAGTCGAACCCGCAACCGAAATTGTGAAACGCTTCTGTACAGGTGGAATGTCGCTCGGTGCATTGTCGCGAGAAGCGCATGAAGTCTTGGCGATCGCGATGAACCGCTTGGGGGGTCGATCGAACTCTGGCGAAGGTGGAGAAGATCCGGTTCGGTATAAAGTGCTGAATGAAGTTGAAGACGGCACATCCCCGCTCTTGCCGCACCTCAAAGGACTAAAAGCCGGCGATACTGCTAACTCCGCAATCAAGCAGGTTGCGTCTGGTCGCTTTGGTGTTACGCCTGAGTATTTGATGAGCGCAAAGCAAATCGAAATCAAGATGGCTCAGGGTGCGAAGCCCGGTGAAGGCGGACAATTGCCGGGGCCGAAGGTAAGTCCTTACATTGCGTTACTGCGTCGATCGAAGCCCGGAGTCACCCTAATTTCTCCGCCGCCGCACCATGACATTTACTCGATCGAAGATTTGGCTCAACTGATCTTCGACCTGCACCAAATCAATCCTGTGGCTCAAGTCTCAGTCAAATTAGTGGCAGAAGTTGGAATCGGCACGATCGCGGCAGGAGTCGCCAAAGCAAACGCAGATATTATCCAGATTTCTGGTCACGATGGCGGTACAGGTGCTTCACCGTTAAGCTCAATCAAGCACGCGGGTAGTCCCTGGGAACTAGGATTAACCGAAGTTCATCGCGTTTTGATGCAGAACCAACTGCGCGATCGCGTGATTCTGCGGGTTGATGGCGGCATCAAAGCTGGATGGGATATCGTCATGGCAGCACTGATGGGTGGTGAAGAGTTCGGATTTGGCTCGATCGCGATGATTGCAGAAGGCTGCATCATGGCGCGAATCTGCCACACGAACAATTGCCCGGTCGGAGTGGCAAGCCAGAAAGAAGAACTTCGTAAGCGTTTCCCTGGTACACCAGAGCACGTGGTTAATTTCTTTCTGTTCGTGGCGGAAGAAGTCCGATCGCTCTTAGCTCGTCTAGGCTACAAATCCCTGAATGAGATTATTGGACGTGCGGATCTTCTGAAGATGCGCGAGGGTGTCAGCCTGACCAAAACTCAAATGCTGAATCTCGATTGTTTGACTCAGCTACCGGACACTCGCAGCGATCGCACTTGGCTCAATCATGAAACTGTTCATAGCAATGGTGCTGTTCTAGATGATCAAATTCTGAGTGCTGCTGATATTCAAGCGGCGATTCAAAATCAAGGCGACGTTACGAAAGCAGTTGATGTCATCAACACTGATCGGACAGTTGGAACTCGGATTGCGGGTGCGATCGCGAAACAGTACGGTAACTCCGGTTTCAGTGGTCAAATTACTTTGAACTTTACCGGAAGTGTCGGTCAGAGCTTCGGAGCGTTCAATCTCCCTTGTATGACGCTGAACTTAGTCGGTGAAGCGAACGATTACGTGGGTAAAGGAATGCATGGAGGAACGATCGCGATCAAGCCTTCACCTGAGGCAACCTATGCTCCGTCTCAAAACGTGATTATTGGTAACACTTGTCTCTATGGCGCAACAGGTGGACGACTGTTTGCCAATGGGCAAGCTGGAGAGCGGTTTGCTGTCCGAAATTCGATGGCTGAAGCGGTTGTCGAAGGCGTTGGCGACCACTGCTGCGAATACATGACGGGTGGCGTTGTTGTCGTTCTCGGTCGTGCAGGTCGTAACGTAGGTGCAGGGATGACAGGCGGATTGGCTTACTTCTTGGATGAGGATGGTAGCTTCCAAGCGAAAGTGAATCCTGAGATCGTTAAAACTCAGCGAATTGCCGCACCTGCTGGCGAACGGCAGCTTAAAGAACTACTTGAGGCGCACGTTGAGCATACGGGTAGTCCGAAAGCGAAGGCGATTCTGGAAAACTGGTCGGAGTTCTTACCGAAGTTCTGGCAAGTGGTTCCGCCGTCGGAGAAGGATACGCCTGAAGCGAATCCTGATGTAGAAAGGGTTGCAGCTTCGGTTTAG
- a CDS encoding iron-sulfur cluster assembly accessory protein, producing MIELSPSAIAEIQRLQRHHPDPSAFFRLQIQPGGCAGLSYLTRFENQLDSSDRVHHCNGIQIVIDLHSTQYLQNLTIDFSEDLMGGSFRFHNPNAKKSCDCGVSFSIDES from the coding sequence ATGATCGAATTAAGTCCTTCTGCGATCGCAGAGATTCAACGCTTGCAAAGGCATCATCCTGATCCTTCCGCCTTTTTCCGCCTGCAAATACAACCAGGCGGCTGTGCAGGACTCTCTTATCTAACGAGATTTGAAAACCAACTCGATTCCAGCGATCGCGTTCATCACTGCAATGGTATTCAAATCGTGATCGATCTGCACAGCACTCAATATCTTCAGAATTTAACGATCGACTTCTCAGAAGACCTCATGGGCGGTAGTTTCCGCTTCCACAATCCTAACGCTAAAAAAAGTTGCGATTGTGGTGTCTCATTCTCGATTGATGAGAGCTAG
- a CDS encoding phosphomannose isomerase type II C-terminal cupin domain, with the protein MAQAQEKTQTPALVLSPTAAKTAATELRPWGSFTILEEGRGYKIKRIEVKPGHRLSLQMHHHRSEHWIVVSGTAKVECGEQQITLSSNQSTYVPQCTTHRLENPGVIPLVLIEVQNGEYLGEDDIVRFQDDYSRAN; encoded by the coding sequence GTGGCTCAGGCTCAAGAAAAGACTCAAACTCCAGCCCTTGTGCTGTCTCCAACGGCTGCAAAGACTGCTGCAACAGAACTCCGTCCCTGGGGATCGTTTACGATCCTGGAAGAAGGTCGCGGCTACAAAATTAAGCGGATCGAAGTTAAGCCCGGACATCGCCTAAGTTTACAAATGCACCACCACCGCAGCGAGCATTGGATTGTCGTTTCTGGAACTGCAAAAGTGGAGTGTGGTGAGCAGCAAATCACCCTCAGCAGCAATCAGTCTACTTACGTACCTCAGTGTACAACTCATCGTCTAGAGAATCCTGGAGTCATCCCCCTGGTGTTGATTGAAGTTCAAAACGGTGAGTATCTTGGAGAAGATGACATCGTGCGGTTCCAAGATGACTATTCACGCGCAAACTAA
- the fusA gene encoding elongation factor G produces MARTVPLERVRNIGIAAHIDAGKTTTTERILFYSGIVHKIGEVHEGTATTDWMEQERERGITITAAAITTQWTRRDADKPNQPGEGELEHKINIIDTPGHVDFTIEVERSMRVLDGVIAVFCSVGGVQPQSETVWKQANRYKVPRMVFVNKMDRTGADFFKVYDQIRDRLQAKAVPIQIPIGAEDQFKGIIDLVRMKAYIHKDDLGREIEVTEIPEDLKEKAEEFRTNLIESVAETDEALLEKYFAGEELTEEEIKAAIRKGTIEGIDGEFFVPMLCGSAFKNKGVQQMLDAVLDYLPSPIDIPPIQGTLPDGSVAARPPKDDAPLAALAFKVMTDKFVGRLTFVRVYSGVLSKGSYIYNSSKGKKERVSRLIVLKADDRIDVDELRAGDLGAIPGLSDTLTGDTLCPEGDNIVLESLFIPEPVISVAVEPKTKGDMEKLSKALKALSEEDPTFRVSIDQETNQTVIAGMGELHLEILVDRMLREFKVEANVGAPQVAYRETIRKAVKAEGKFVRQSGGKGQYGHVVIQLEPGETGSGFEFVSKIVGGTVPKEYVGPAEQGMKEACESGILAGYPLIDVKATLVDGSYHDVDSSEMAFKIAGSMAIKDGVLKASPVLLEPMMKVEVEVPEDFLGSVMGNLISKRGQIEAQGVERGIAKVTTKVPLAEMFGYATDIRSMTQGRGTFTMEFSHYEEVPKNVAETIIAKNKGNA; encoded by the coding sequence GTGGCTCGTACCGTCCCGCTCGAAAGAGTCAGAAACATCGGGATCGCCGCGCATATTGATGCGGGCAAGACAACAACAACTGAACGAATTCTATTTTACTCCGGCATCGTCCATAAGATTGGCGAAGTGCATGAGGGGACAGCCACAACGGACTGGATGGAGCAAGAGCGGGAGCGGGGCATTACGATCACCGCTGCTGCAATTACGACTCAATGGACTCGTCGTGATGCTGATAAGCCGAACCAGCCTGGTGAAGGCGAACTTGAACATAAGATCAACATCATTGACACGCCTGGGCACGTAGACTTCACAATCGAAGTTGAACGCTCAATGCGAGTGCTTGACGGTGTAATCGCTGTATTCTGCTCGGTGGGTGGCGTTCAACCGCAATCGGAAACCGTGTGGAAGCAAGCGAACCGTTACAAGGTTCCCCGCATGGTGTTCGTGAACAAGATGGACAGAACTGGTGCGGACTTCTTCAAAGTCTATGATCAGATTCGCGATCGTCTGCAAGCAAAAGCGGTTCCCATCCAAATCCCGATCGGTGCTGAAGATCAGTTCAAAGGCATCATTGACCTTGTGCGGATGAAAGCCTACATCCACAAGGATGATTTAGGTCGCGAAATTGAAGTCACTGAGATTCCCGAAGATCTCAAAGAGAAAGCCGAGGAATTTCGCACGAACTTGATCGAATCGGTTGCAGAAACTGATGAAGCGCTGCTTGAGAAGTATTTCGCAGGTGAAGAACTCACCGAAGAAGAAATCAAAGCCGCAATTCGGAAAGGGACGATCGAGGGAATTGACGGAGAATTCTTTGTGCCGATGCTTTGCGGTTCTGCCTTCAAAAACAAGGGCGTTCAGCAAATGCTTGATGCGGTGCTGGATTACCTTCCGTCACCGATCGACATTCCGCCGATTCAGGGAACGCTGCCGGATGGCAGCGTTGCCGCTCGTCCTCCGAAAGATGATGCACCTCTGGCTGCACTCGCTTTCAAAGTGATGACGGATAAATTCGTCGGTCGCTTAACTTTTGTTCGCGTTTACTCTGGTGTACTGTCGAAAGGTAGCTACATCTATAACTCGTCCAAGGGCAAGAAAGAGCGCGTTTCTCGGTTGATTGTCTTGAAAGCGGACGATCGAATTGATGTAGACGAACTCAGAGCGGGCGACTTGGGAGCAATTCCCGGACTGTCTGATACTCTGACAGGCGATACGCTTTGCCCTGAAGGCGACAACATCGTTCTTGAATCGCTGTTTATTCCTGAGCCTGTAATCTCGGTTGCAGTAGAACCGAAGACCAAGGGCGATATGGAGAAACTCTCGAAAGCGCTCAAGGCATTGTCTGAAGAAGACCCGACTTTCCGTGTCAGCATTGATCAAGAAACTAACCAAACTGTAATCGCCGGAATGGGTGAATTGCACTTGGAAATCTTGGTCGATCGAATGCTCCGCGAGTTCAAAGTCGAAGCAAACGTCGGTGCGCCTCAAGTAGCTTACCGGGAGACCATTCGTAAAGCCGTCAAAGCTGAAGGCAAATTTGTCCGTCAGAGCGGTGGTAAAGGTCAGTATGGTCACGTTGTCATCCAGCTTGAACCAGGCGAAACAGGTAGCGGATTCGAGTTCGTCTCGAAGATTGTGGGCGGAACCGTTCCTAAAGAATATGTTGGACCTGCTGAACAGGGCATGAAGGAAGCCTGCGAAAGCGGCATCTTGGCAGGTTACCCGCTCATCGACGTGAAAGCAACACTCGTCGATGGTTCCTACCACGATGTAGACTCTTCTGAAATGGCATTTAAGATTGCCGGATCGATGGCGATCAAGGATGGCGTATTAAAAGCCAGCCCGGTACTCTTAGAGCCGATGATGAAGGTTGAAGTTGAAGTGCCAGAAGACTTTCTGGGTAGCGTCATGGGCAACCTGATCTCGAAGCGTGGGCAGATTGAAGCTCAAGGAGTCGAGCGGGGAATTGCCAAGGTCACAACCAAGGTTCCACTGGCAGAAATGTTTGGATATGCTACGGATATCCGATCGATGACTCAGGGACGCGGTACTTTTACAATGGAATTTAGCCATTACGAAGAAGTACCTAAGAACGTCGCTGAAACCATCATTGCGAAAAACAAAGGGAACGCTTAA
- a CDS encoding 30S ribosomal protein S12 produces MPTIQQLIRSERSKARKKTKSPALKSCPQRRGVCTRVYTTTPKKPNSALRKVARVRLTSGFEVTAYIPGIGHNLQEHSVVMIRGGRVKDLPGVRYHIIRGTLDTAGVKDRKQGRSKYGAKRPKAAAK; encoded by the coding sequence ATGCCCACCATCCAGCAACTCATCCGTAGTGAGCGCAGCAAAGCTCGAAAGAAAACCAAATCCCCGGCTCTGAAGAGTTGCCCTCAGCGTCGTGGAGTTTGCACACGGGTCTATACCACCACACCGAAAAAACCGAACTCTGCGCTGCGTAAAGTTGCGCGGGTGCGCCTCACTTCAGGCTTTGAAGTGACAGCATATATCCCCGGTATCGGTCACAATCTTCAAGAACACTCGGTTGTGATGATTCGTGGCGGTCGGGTCAAAGACCTGCCCGGTGTTCGTTACCACATTATTCGCGGAACCCTCGATACGGCTGGCGTGAAAGACCGCAAGCAAGGTCGCTCCAAGTACGGTGCGAAACGTCCGAAGGCAGCAGCAAAGTAA
- a CDS encoding phosphodiester glycosidase family protein has translation MTIVRSSFYFLAAFAMSLADTITLPALADAPAALDFSSTKQALPRKTVPLNFSPPTSSRTPPLLAQGTQIVLNGQAFNGNWSQWQLDGITRIGLSDVVVTQRFGAELLSTADANRQPIQWFSQAVFSTRLAPPVRYLDITEFAQKNGWQVQISGNTLQVSTAIANLIGIEQAPFSTNGDRISLTLDRPAAWQADPQQNELVLTLEAQADQPRLQKFKPNPASRIRSLKVESAGNRTIIRIGIPIGLRPQITTASSPNRIVIDVGSNFLSNKDVLWANGLLWRQKNLTVRSGQFPIVWLELNPRQPGLSIRPILPNSTTLVGTLPLFQTAQQSSATVAINGGYFNRINQLPLGAIKLNNQFASGAILGRGVVGWDEAGNWQFDRLTLRETLIFGSGQRFPLTTLNSAFIQAGIARYTSDWGSTYATLTENEILIPVQNNQIGIQQNAATVGTVIPIPVGGYLLVFRSNRTAAAAFIPATSVQLESVFNPTDLAALPNLIGGGPLLLRNGQSVLDARLEQFSPAFIQERAARSAIGQTAEGRILIVTAQNNISGLGATLSDMAEIMQQLGAINALNLDGGSSTTLYLGGQILDRPARSSARVHNGIGVFLQP, from the coding sequence ATGACTATTGTTAGGTCTAGCTTCTATTTTCTTGCAGCGTTTGCGATGTCTCTGGCAGACACAATTACACTTCCCGCCCTAGCAGATGCGCCTGCAGCACTCGATTTCAGCTCAACGAAACAAGCATTGCCTCGTAAAACGGTACCCCTTAATTTTAGCCCGCCAACTTCCTCTCGCACCCCACCCCTACTTGCTCAAGGAACTCAAATTGTTCTAAATGGGCAAGCCTTTAATGGGAACTGGAGCCAATGGCAATTAGACGGAATAACCCGAATCGGCTTAAGTGATGTAGTTGTTACCCAACGATTTGGGGCGGAGCTACTCAGTACAGCGGATGCCAATCGTCAGCCGATTCAATGGTTTTCTCAGGCCGTCTTTTCCACTCGATTAGCTCCACCAGTTCGGTATCTTGATATTACTGAATTCGCCCAGAAAAACGGTTGGCAAGTTCAGATCAGCGGTAACACATTACAGGTCTCAACCGCGATCGCGAATCTAATCGGAATTGAGCAAGCACCGTTTTCAACCAATGGCGATCGGATTAGCCTCACGCTTGATCGTCCTGCTGCTTGGCAAGCTGATCCACAGCAAAATGAACTTGTTTTAACCTTAGAGGCTCAGGCGGATCAGCCTCGACTGCAAAAATTTAAGCCGAATCCAGCTAGCCGAATCCGATCGCTAAAAGTTGAATCTGCCGGAAACCGTACCATTATCAGAATTGGAATTCCGATCGGGCTGCGTCCTCAAATTACGACTGCATCCAGTCCGAATCGGATTGTGATTGATGTCGGCTCAAACTTCCTTAGCAACAAAGACGTTTTGTGGGCAAATGGGCTACTGTGGCGACAGAAAAATTTAACAGTGCGATCAGGACAATTTCCGATCGTTTGGCTTGAACTTAATCCCCGCCAACCCGGACTTAGCATTCGCCCGATTCTTCCTAATTCAACAACCTTAGTTGGAACTTTGCCGCTCTTTCAAACTGCCCAACAATCTTCAGCAACTGTTGCAATCAATGGCGGTTACTTTAATCGCATCAATCAGCTTCCTCTAGGAGCAATCAAGCTGAATAATCAGTTTGCTTCAGGAGCAATTCTAGGCCGGGGTGTAGTCGGTTGGGATGAAGCTGGCAACTGGCAATTCGATCGCCTAACGCTTCGGGAAACCCTTATTTTTGGTTCTGGACAGCGCTTTCCTTTGACGACTTTAAATTCTGCATTTATTCAAGCGGGAATTGCGAGATATACCAGTGACTGGGGAAGCACCTATGCGACGCTGACCGAGAATGAGATTCTTATTCCCGTCCAAAATAATCAAATTGGTATTCAACAAAACGCGGCAACTGTTGGAACAGTCATTCCAATCCCAGTCGGCGGATACCTGTTGGTTTTTCGCTCAAATCGAACGGCTGCTGCCGCTTTTATCCCCGCAACTTCTGTTCAACTCGAAAGCGTCTTTAACCCTACTGATCTCGCTGCGTTGCCCAACCTGATTGGAGGCGGGCCACTTCTGCTCCGCAATGGGCAAAGCGTTCTTGATGCTCGATTAGAGCAGTTCAGCCCAGCGTTTATCCAAGAAAGAGCTGCCCGGAGTGCGATCGGACAAACTGCCGAGGGTAGAATTCTGATTGTGACCGCTCAAAATAATATTTCAGGCCTCGGTGCAACCTTAAGCGATATGGCAGAAATTATGCAGCAACTTGGAGCGATTAACGCTCTAAATCTGGATGGTGGAAGCTCAACAACTTTATATTTGGGAGGGCAAATTCTTGATCGACCCGCTCGATCGTCTGCTCGCGTTCACAACGGAATTGGAGTTTTTCTCCAACCTTAA